In a genomic window of Lycium ferocissimum isolate CSIRO_LF1 chromosome 9, AGI_CSIRO_Lferr_CH_V1, whole genome shotgun sequence:
- the LOC132031151 gene encoding prohibitin-1, mitochondrial-like: MDLKNVKVPKMPGGGPASALIKFGLVAGLGVYGVTNSLYNVEGGSRAIVFNRILGVKDKVYPEGTHFMIPWFERPVIYDVRARPHLVESTSGSRDLQMVKIGLRVLTRPVTDQLPTIYRTLGENYNERVLPSIIHETLKAVIAQYNASQLITQRENVSREIRKILTERAANFNIALDDVSITSLTFGKEFTAAIEGKQVAAQEAERAKFIVEKAEQDKRSAVIRAQGEAKSAQLIGEAIANNPAFITLRKIEAARDIANTISNSANKVYLSADDLLLNLQDLNLANTGRK, from the exons ATGGATCTAAAGAATGTTAAGGTTCCTAAGATGCCTGGTGGTGGGCCTGCTTCTGCTTTGATCAAGTTTGGACTTGTTGCTGGTCTTGGTGTGTATGGAGTTACTAACAGTCTCTACAATGTTGAAGGAGGGAGTCGTGCCATTGTTTTCAATCGTATTCTTGGTGTTAAAGATAAG GTTTATCCAGAAGGGACACATTTCATGATTCCTTGGTTTGAAAGGCCTGTGATATATGACGTCCGTGCACGTCCACATCTAGTGGAAAGTACTTCGGGAAGTCGTGACCTTCAGATG GTGAAAATTGGACTTCGAGTTCTCACGCGTCCAGTAACAGACCAACTACCCACTATTTACCGAACTCTTGGTGAAAATTATAATGAACGGGTCCTGCCTTCAATTATTCATGAAACATTGAAAGCTGTGATTGCACAGTACAACGCTAGCCAGCTCATCACCCAGAGAGAG AATGTTAGTAGAGAAATACGGAAGATCCTAACTGAAAGGGCAGCCAACTTCAATATTGCTTTAGATGATGTCTCCATAACAAGCCTGACTTTTGGGAAGGAGTTCACGGCTGCAATTGAAGGAAAGCAGGTGGCTGCTCAAGAAGCTGAGAGAGCAAAGTTTATTGTGGAAAAAGCTGAGCAAGATAAACGAAGCGCTGTTATTAGAGCTCAG GGAGAGGCTAAGAGCGCACAGTTGATTGGTGAAGCTATTGCCAACAATCCAGCATTTATCACGCTCAGGAAAATCGAAGCAGCAAGGGATATTGCAAATACCATTTCGAATTCAGCCAACAAGGTGTACTTGAGTGCTGATGATTTGTTGCTCAATCTTCAGGACTTGAACCTGGCTAACACTGGAAGAAAGTGA
- the LOC132029321 gene encoding protein DMP7-like, with amino-acid sequence METNKNSDAVAINAEKLGTQSVVASENELEIPLLEDVLMAEKPQKTPAQKVIRKTFKKTALLSNLLPSGSVLAFQILSPVITHEGQCHSSISHSMTLGLLGFCAISCFILCFTDSFRDERGKVRYGLATFSGLLIIDGSRPPEDAEKYKLKFLDFFHALLSILVFGAVATFDQNVIKCLYPSPSPDAQEILAILPMAVGVICTLMFVAFPTTRHGIGFPLSRH; translated from the coding sequence ATGGAGACCAACAAGAATTCGGACGCGGTGGCGATTAATGCAGAGAAATTAGGAACACAAAGTGTGGTTGCAAGTGAAAATGAATTGGAAATACCCTTGTTAGAAGATGTACTAATGGCTGAAAAACCACAGAAAACACCAGCACAAAAGGTTATAAGAAAAACATTCAAGAAAACAGCCCTTTTATCAAATCTTCTGCCTTCAGGTTCAGTTCTTGCATTCCAAATATTGTCACCAGTTATAACACATGAAGGCCAATGTCATTCATCAATTAGCCATTCCATGACATTAGGCCTTTTAGGCTTTTGCGCGATTTCTTGTTTTATCCTCTGTTTTACGGACAGTTTTCGAGATGAAAGAGGCAAAGTCCGTTATGGATTGGCTACATTCAGTGGCCTTTTGATTATTGATGGATCACGCCCTCCTGAGGATGCAGAAAAATACAAGCTGAAATTTTTGGATTTCTTTCATGCCCTTTTGTCAATACTTGTTTTTGGTGCTGTCGCGACGTTTGATCAAAATGTGATCAAATGCTTGTATCCTTCTCCATCACCAGATGCTCAGGAGATCCTCGCGATATTGCCAATGGCTGTGGGAGTGATCTGCACATTGATGTTCGTTGCGTTTCCTACCACTCGCCATGGAATTGGCTTCCCTCTTTCACGCCATTAg